The following is a genomic window from Panthera uncia isolate 11264 chromosome B4, Puncia_PCG_1.0, whole genome shotgun sequence.
GGACCCTGTGCCTCGTTTGCTCTGTGGGCGGAGTCCCCAGTGCCCTCCCCGCCCCGTGTCCTCCTGTCAGCTGAAAGTGCTGTGTGAGGGCTTAGCGGTGACGAGGTAACGGGCAGCGGGGGCCGAGCGGTGTCGGGGGACAGCAGAGGCCTGGCTCACCGGTGGGGAGGTGCCTGTAGTAGTAGATGACGGGGTGGAGGAAGTTGGACTGCCACGCGTCTTCCGTGTGCCCCACGGACCGGTCATGAAAGAAGACGTCCTTGTCGGGCCCAGAGAAATTTCTGCCATACTCCATGTTGATGACGAAGAGCCCGTGCCTGGCCCTCCTTCCTGTGATGGTCTCCAGCTGGGCCAGCATCTGCACGGGGAGCTCCTCCAGGTACTCAAATGCCGTGGCGTTCCTGGGGATAAGGGCAGCGCGGGCCGCCAAGACCCTCAGTGCCGCGGCAGAGGTGGGGCGGGCGCGCGTGTGCCTCTCGTGCAATTGCCTACGGGCTCCGATTGTTGTGCACACACCTCACTTGAGCCTTACTGTCACAGCTGAACCCCGACTTACACAGGAGACAGATCCCAGAAAACTCTGAGTAACCTGAAAGGTATCTGGGGAAAGGGTGACCCGGGCTGAGAGGCCAGTCACGGAAAAGCCccaggagggagcctgggtgtcttTGAGGGACGGGAGGCAGGCCGGCCTCGAGcggaggggcaggagaagggctgGGGGCAGGTCGAGGAGGGCTTGTGGGTGCCATGACGGGAACACTCGGTTTCACGTGGGTTCTCCCACTCGCTTTCTCCCTGAGAAGTAAAGGCCACCGGCCCCTAGAGAGTGCTGCGCAGAGATGAACGTGTGTGACTCAGGTTTTAAGAGGACCGCCCGGCCGCTGTGTTGAAAGCAGACCACGGGCAGAGGTGCGAGGCTGTAGGTGGTTCAGGTGAGAGATGCTGGGGGACTGGACCAAGGCGGCGCCACCGGGGCGGGTGAGGGGTGGTCAGATTCTTGACAGAATTTGAAGGCAGCGCTTACGGGGTGTGGGGCGAGTCGGAGTGTGGAGAGTGGGTATGGAAGAGAGGAGTCAGGGTGCGGGGTATCTTGTGCTGAGCACAGGCGAATTCCTCGCGTGTCCTTGAACTTGGCGAGCTGTCACCCTCCCTGGCTTTGGGTCGGGCTGCTCCCTCTGAGAGATGCCCCCTGCATGTGACCTGTCCTCTGAGCACCCTTCTCCATCCCTGCTCTGCCGTGTGTCGTCTGTGATCTGCCACCTGTCACTTAACTGATAAGGAGACAACACGGTCCTGGCCTGAGGGAGACCCTTCATCCGCATCGCTGCGGTTTACTGCTCATCCGCTCAGTGCCAAGTGCGGTCTACCAGTTACCTTTACTCCTGCCTGCAACGTAAGGGTTATTATCCCCATTCCGCAGATGTgagaaaggctcagagaggctaagtgacttgcccaaggtcacacaggcagaCGGCGGCAGAGCTGGGAGGCACACCCAGGTCCGTCTGTCTGTCGAGCTTGTGGTgttgatttcattgatttccaccacccccccccccgcccctgcccccgccccctgaAGGCTTCACTTAGGAGGGAACCACTGGGCCACTCCATGCCAGGGATAGGCAGAGAAGAGCTCCGACCCGTGAATGGTGGAGCTGGGCTACTCACTCCTTCAGCAGGACGACATCGGCCAGCACGCCGAACATCTGGTAGAGCCCAGAAGCCTCGTTGATGCGCCGGACGATGGAGCTCGTCAGCTGTGAGACGGGGTGCTCGGTGGAGGGCCAGGCGACGCCGTGGTGGCGATGCTCCAGCAGGCGGTGGACGGCACGCGCTGAAACGGCCAGGGGGAGGAACAGCATGCCATACTTCAGATTTCATCTTTCACCACCCAGAGGGATGCACGGCCCCTGCCAACTTCTTGGGGCTCAATAACGCTTGTGTGCGGGGCTCCAAAATGCCTCcggcggggcgcctgggaggctcagtcggttaagcatccgactgttgacttcggctcacgtcatgatcccacagtttgtgagtccgaaggccgtgctgggctccgtgctggcaacttggagcctgcttgggattctctccatctcctctcttgctggccctccccagctcttactctgtctctcaaaataaataaacttaaaaaaaaaaagaaaaaaaagaacatgcctTTGGAGCAGAGTCAGTCAAGGTTTCCCACCAAGGGCCAGATGGGCCGTATTTTGGGCTCTACAGCCCGGTCGGCTGCACTACTCAGTTCTGCTTCCGGCGTGAAAACAGCCCGAGTGGGTACCTGAATGGATGGGAGTGGCTGGATCCGGCTCCAGGCCAGAGTGGGCCCGGCCCCGCTTTAGGGCCCCTGCACGTGGATGTCCCACGCTACCCCTCACAGGTGCTAGGTCAACCCCGGACCCTGAGCCTCCCTCTGACCCCGCTCCCCTTCCCGGGGCTTTGTTCCCCTCAGAGACTCCCAGCTGGGAAAGCTTTCAGTGCCTCCCGTCCTCCAGAGTCTAAATCCAAGCTGTCCCTAAATTCTACTGATGGAAGGACAGCACAGTGACAGCTGTCTGAAATGACAGGGAGATGTTCTGCCGCATATCTGGGGCTGCCGTGCACAGTTGTGGAATTGGGCTTGCTCTTCCAAAACAAATCAACACGATATCCAAATCCGAGAAAGGCAAGAACACAGACAGACCACGCGCGTGACGGGAGACTCAGCTCGCCAACAGTCACGGGAGAAGCTGTTCGGCCTCCCCAGACACCCGGCTCTGGAGGAAACGATGGCTAAGCTGAGTTTTGCACAAGGTCGAGGAACTGCGCAGCCAGTGGGGTCTGGGGAGGGTGCCCTGACAAAAGGGGCCACAATCTTGGGAGAGCCTGGCACGTTCTGAAAAGCAGGCAAGGGACCAGGCTGGAAAGGTGAGCTGGCAGGGGCCTGGCAAAGCTTGGAATGGCACGCCAAGGAGCTGGAGCCttccctgggggaggaggggagccactAAGAGCGGCTTAAGCTGTaagcaggggaaagagaagattttttgtttatttctagaaAGGGTGTTTTGGCAGGCAGCTGGAAGAGATATAggagggggccgggccgggcgtcTGGCCTGTCCTTCCGTGTGGTACTGGTCTGTGCCGTTCACATTTTATCTTCTGTTGCTTTCCTCTGCCTTACTGTTTGCTTCTGGTCTCCTGTGGGACCCGTTTCTCAGGTCTGAGCAGGATATGTGGGCCACgtcacccctcccccagcaggaTCCTCAGCCGGTAGTAGTGACCACACAGCAACCCAGGACTGCTTCCCATTTGCCTGGAGCTTCGTGGTCGGCTGTGAGCTTTAGAATCAGACACGTGTGCATTCGTATTACCCTTCTGCCAACTGGCTcggtgactctgggcaagttacttaagttctctgtgccccagtttccttatctggaagaATGGTGCAGAAATAACAGGGgtgctgtgaggattaagtatGTGAGCTGGGGAAAGGTCAGGGGACcaaaggaaggaggtgggggggggcaggatcTGTCAGGAGAGCAGGTGCAGGGAGGGTAACATGCATGGGAACAAtgatgaaggttttttttttcctgtaagaaaattttttttaacgtttatttttgacacagagaaagaaagcgagcaggggaggggaagagagagagggagacacagaatctgaagcaggcttcaggatctgaactaccagcaccgagcccgacgtagggctcgaacccacagaccgtgagatcaggacctgagccaaagtgagatcatgacctgagccgaagtcggacacttaactgactgagccacccaggtgccccaaggatttcTTATCGGGGAGACACAGCTAAAGGGACAGATGCTTCTCcttctgggtgtgtgtgtttgtattcgATCTGCGGATATTTTGGCTTATAGATGGCAAACACTCTCTCTGGTTTCCTTCTCCGACAACACCCATCACCCGTGGGCCATAAAATACATTGTCTGGAAATCAAACATGGTTATTTTTCCCTGCCAAACAGGAAGGATAgtcaaatgcaaaaatgaacattaagcCACTGGGAGTCATCAAATTAAACACGGAAATGCCAGGATGCGGGAAGCCTCGTGGTGTCCTATGGCAGAGTCAACTGGTCCACATAACACTCACCATGCAATCAAGTACCCATCCAATAGCCCGCCTGAGGTGCAGAGAATTTATACGCTCACGACTGGTTTAATTTGACCGCAATTTTGACTGAAATTTGTTGGTACCCAGAGAATCTGTGTGTAATGCTTCATAGCTACAGGTCCCCGGGTATTGCCTTATTTAGTCCTTACAACAGCCCCGAGGGCGGAAAGTTCACCTCGATTACATCTCTGATGTCAGGCCGTCCAGATGAGGCTTCTAGAGAGGTCATAAAGCCTCACCTCTCAGACCACCCAGCGGGGGAGGAACCCACATCAGCACCCCCCAAGCTTGGCCTTCTTGCCAATACCTGGTACCTCGCTGGCACGGGACTCAAGCATGTAACTTGCCAACTCCCAATGTACTTAACTTTCATACCTCATCTGACACTTTCCTGGACAAATTCTCAGACCACAAAAACATGCTGCCATCTGTCCCGGACAGATCGACCTATCGACTACTGATAAGCAATCTCATCGAGGCTGCTGGAAATCAGGAGTATGTTTATAAACCCTGGGGTTTATTCTCTCTGCCGGGCTCACCTGTGTATCGGAATCCATGAATGAAGCCCCCGGCCGATTTCCGGTAATCCACCGAGTGGCTGGCGGTACCCAGGACAAAGAGACCCCGGCTTCCTTTGGACTCATAGCTAGCTTTCACCAGTGGGTACTTCTTGCTGAACTCACCTCCAGAAGACAGTCGGAGGGACCTGTGAGCAGAAAGTGTGGTTAACAGAAATCACTGCTGTGTATGAAACACGTATGCTGCGCTCAGCCCTGAGCTAAGTCTAAGTGCTTTATATCCCTTGTTGCATTTAAACCACACCATGACCTTGGAAGGTGGGTATGATTATCTCCATGTAACAGACGAGGATAACCGAGGCTCAGGTTGAAGTTGGGGCGGGTCAGGGATGGGGCCAGGATTCAAGCCTGACTGGAGGCttaggctctgggctctgactTAATGGGATGGCAGTCTGGTTGAGGCCTTCCAGCTTCTCCTTGTCCGCCCGTGCTCTGGCCAGAGAAAAGTGAGACACTGGACGGATTCTTTAATACCAAACCTTGCCAAGGTACTGGGGCAGCGATGTCTAAAGCAAGGTAGTTCACAATCGTAAGTGACGTTGGCAGCCACCATTTTGTTAAGCATAGAACATGTGCCGAGTACTTTCTGGATTAATCCTCACAGTGGCCCTGTGAGAAAGTATGATCCCCGTTTTAGTGATGAAGAGACCGGACACAGCACGGTTAAGTAACTGTCCCAGAGCCCGCAGATTTGCTAAGTGGAGAATCTCAGGCCGACACCAGTGCCTGTGTCCTTAGCCACCTTGCAGCAAATTCACCATTTTATTCTGCCTCGGctcatcttcccctctctccGGTGGAAGATCACAACGCAGAAAAAGACCCACTGTTGCTGCTGCTACCCGATGGAGGGCCTCAGGGCCATCGGTCCCTGTGAGGGCAGAGAGCTCATGTCCTGGGTGGGAGATGAGGCAGCAGCTACATCCACTGTGACGGCGCAGTCCTGAAAGCCGTTGCTGGCCCACTGGACGGTgactctccacccctcccccccccgcccaaggGGAGATATCAGAAGGGATTTGCTAAGTGATCCCAGCTCCTCCCCCGTTTGGACTCACTTGTCGAAAATGGAGAAGTCGAAGTTCCAGCCCAGGCAGCGGATGACCCGGTCGTAGGCCACGCGCATGGCGAAGTTGTCATTGTCGTCCTGGGGGAGGGTGATGGCGTCGGCGCTCTGGTTGCCTTCCTCCAGGAAGAACTTCAGGGTGACGTGGAACTTGCCCTCACGGTCCTTCACGATGGCCAGATCCGTCAGGTCGGACTCCAGCAACCCGTCCAAGGACTTCAGCTGGTAGGTGTCCAGCAGGCCGTTGTTGATGGCCCTGGGGCCCAAGGGAAAtgccaagagagagaaaggagtccaTACAGGGGACAAGGAGGCTCAGAGGAAGGGGTGGTTGGTCCGGTGGGGTCAGGAAGGGCTTTCGATCCACAAGCAGCCACGCAGCATACCTGAGGTCTCCAACATAGTGGGTGGCCCAGGACAGCCGGACGCGGGAGCGACTCAGCATGTGGATGAAGTTGGTGACACCCAAGATGTTCTCTGCTGTCTCAAAGGCAGAGTTCCCCCGCCCCAGGATCAGCACATTCTGACCCTCGAAGTCCTTGGGGTCCACGGACACAGACTCGTATCCCTCCGTGTATTCGGAGCCCGGGAAGTCAACCTGGTTGGGGACCGACAAACCGGTGGCTACCAGAAGGACgctgcagggaggggacagagggaagatGGCTTAGTCTCTCAGCTGTAAGACTACTACGTGAAAAGCATTCCTTGGATTAGCTGCCTGGCTCACCCGCCTCGCGCAGACTGCTGGCTCCTAAAAGAACACAGGAGAACGTCCATTCCTTCATCCATTTAGGGACCCATCCCCGAGTATCTGAGAGACGTGACCCCCACCCTCACTGAGCCCACCCTAGCGGACAGTCTCCTTTACATGTTCCTGGGATGATCCCAGACATGAGAATCAACCTGACTCCCTGAGGTGACACGTGAAAAATCGAATCGTTCACCTAATTTTGGACACAGCCGTTAGGGCCACTGTCACCCTCAGGGGTGACAATGAAACTCAGTGgtctactttctcttttctgaccAGCCTGGCAGATGCAGTAGTTTCCAGGAACTAAGTGTTCCGTGCATCAACTTACTGCCTAAAGCAACCGTGAGTTGGAGTCATCTGGCTTGCTTTCCAGGTGAGGAGACACAAGCCCTGCAGGCCCACGACAGCGAAGCCAGAACCTGAAACTGGATCAGCCTGATTCCCGAGTCTGGCCCTTCATACTGGTGGGCATTACAGTCCAGTAGGGGCACAGCCGGGAGCGGGATCCTGCGGGGCCTGCAGGTTGGTTTGGTAACAGGTGGTTTCAAAAACAGAACTTCTGACCCTTGTTCACGCAGCTCGGATCCGACGCCCCCATGGTGTCGCTGGGTTGTCTAAGTGCAAGGGTCCAAGCTGGCACTACCCTTCTTTCCCCGGGGCTGTAACAAGCAAGGAGCAAGGCTGGGCCTCCGGCAAAAGGCATGAGAATTTGAACTCTGGGCACCTGCCTGGAGTCGGGTGTCAGGCTAAtggccaggaagggagggagcagtcTGGTATAGCAGAAACAGGTTTTGGGGGTCAGGAAGACACAGCCTGGGTCAGACTGCAGCTGGATCGCTTATAAACTGTGTGACACAGCGCCGGTTAAtcaacttctctgggcctcaattcttcatctgtaaaactgggacCAGAGAACTCCCTGCCAGGGTCCTTGCGGGGATTAAATAAGGGCAGTGCGGTGCGTGACCCCGAGTTTGGGCTGTCTACACAATATCAGGCTTTGTCCCAAGCCAAAGCCAGCCAACACCGAATGCTGGTGGCACTGCCTGTTGGACCTCTCACTCTTGTTCAGTCCTGAAATCCCACTGGTCCCATCCAACACTTGCTGGATGTTTTTCCCACAATGTATTTTGGGGAACACCAGTTCTAGGAGATGCTCTGCCAAAAGAGCTTTGCGGGTACATATGTTTAGGCAATGCTGAATGCCCAGTGCCAGAGTGCCACAGTGAACACGAAGGTCTTAAACACTGACAAATGCTGCAGGAAAGAGCTGGTAAGTATCTTCCACGCACATTTGGTCATAATTTTTTTGGACACATTTGGGCAACATTGGGTGAGCTGAACCTCTTAGCACTGGATTTCAGTGGGAGCAAGGAGTGGCAGAAATGCGCGtattctctcatttcttccaaACTTACCAGCCAACCAAGGGGTGGCAGCAGATCGGCTCCGGGGCCAGGTTCCTTACCTGCACCGGTGTGCGTGGCCCATCTGGTCCGTCAGGATGAAGTAATGGCCGTTCCAGGCCTGCCGATCCTTGTTCAGAGTGATGTGGGCAATGGTCGTGTTGTACAGCACGTGGAGCCCCAGCCTGTCTGCGAAGTCATCCAGGTAGCGCACCATGTCGCCCGCATCGGGGAAGTAGGCGCTGGAGTAGTGTCTGAAGAGCAGCCGCGGGTCGTGGCTGAGCAGAGAGTTCCAGTCGTGGCGGAGGTTGAACTCGGCGTTGGCCTTGCCCGTGTGCCGCTTGTTGATGCTGATGAGCTTGCGGTGGCGTGGGTAGCGCGTGAAGAAGCTGCCGGGCCGCGGGGCGCGCTCAAACACCGCGTAGTCCCTCCCGGCCCGCTGCAGGAAGTAGGCCATCTGCAGGCCCGCGGGCCCGGCGCCCAGGACGCAGTAGTCCCGGTGCGGGGGCCCGGAGGTCGGGGCTGGGCGCAAGCACAGGGCCGGGTGCAGGGCGAAGGTCAGGAGCAGCCCGGGCGGGCCCCACAGCCCGGCCGCGGCCAAGAGGCTCATCCTGTGGCAGACCAGGGATGTGGGGCCTTGCACCCTGGTTGGTCCCTCCAGGACCGGGGAGATGGGCGAAGGGCTGGGGAccgagagaggggcaggggctcgCCCACCGCAATCTGAAGTCGGGCCAGGACCACACCCAAAGACCCTCTGAGCTCATTTGCCTGCCTTCATCCTTTCAAGCTCGAATCTGGGGCtccccccaggcatccctaacGCCTCCATCTCCTCCAGGGCCTCGGTTCCCAGGGGCGCCACCCTCCTTCTTATTGCCATAGTAGTACGAGGACGGGTGTTCCCCCATTCCTCCCCTAATTTGAGGGTGCCCAGCACCCTTCCCGGGCCCTCCCCAGCTGAGACCCTCGAGGTACGCTTCTTTGGCCACGCCCCCGTCCTCAGGTCCTGGACCGGAGGAGGTGTGGCCTGCAcgagccccgccccctccaggtGCCGGGCGCGCCGGGCTCCCCGGTCACGTGACAGGGATGCCCTAGAACACCTGTCGCCACGCGGCGCTAGGCCGCAGTCCTGCCGGCGCGGGCTCCCCGGGGGCCGCTCCCCACGCGTGCGCGGTGCCCACGTCTGCAGCACCCACTTCCCTGCACGGAGCGCGAACGTCCCAGCCGCACGGGAGGCAGCCCGCAGTCGACTGGGGCCGCGCTCTGCCCGCGGGTGCCCcggcggccccgcccctcccgcccggCCAATGGCAGAGGGCGGGGGTCACGTGCGCGGCGCGCAGCACGCCGGGACGGGCGGGGGGGCCGCGGGCTCCCGGCGGCGCGGGACGGGCGCGCACGTGCTGCCAGCGGGCTGGAGCCGCCAGAGGCTGGTGGCGCTGGGGATCGCGGCGCTCTTGGGGCGCCGGGCTCTCGTTTTAAAGCTGTACGTCTCCACGTGTAGGTGAGGCACAGGGGCAGGTGACTTTTGGAGATAAACCCAGTTCTTACACTCTGCTATTAACGTCGCCAAAGACTTGTTGGCTACCCAGTTTGGGGAGCCTGGAAGCCAGGTTAGTGAAGTcaggacagaaaaaagaaattaacaggtGTTTGCTACAGGGTTTCAGTCCGTTGTTTGCAAAGTAACATCCGTGATTGGCTGACTGTCCCACCAACCCGGAGAAGCAGGCGATTCTGTTTCCTACATTGTGTAGCCACTGGCCAAAATGGAAGTTTAGGAGCGATTTGCTTGAGACCACCCAGTTCGGTGGAACCTGGAATTCACCCCTCCCCTTTTACTCCAAATTATGAGCTCTTTCCAAGAAGTTTCTAATTCATGAGTCACGTGTTGTGTTCTTGGTAATGTTGTAAACAAAGGGGCCTGTGATAGGCCAGTATAGACGCAAATCCACTGCT
Proteins encoded in this region:
- the FOXRED2 gene encoding FAD-dependent oxidoreductase domain-containing protein 2, whose product is MSLLAAAGLWGPPGLLLTFALHPALCLRPAPTSGPPHRDYCVLGAGPAGLQMAYFLQRAGRDYAVFERAPRPGSFFTRYPRHRKLISINKRHTGKANAEFNLRHDWNSLLSHDPRLLFRHYSSAYFPDAGDMVRYLDDFADRLGLHVLYNTTIAHITLNKDRQAWNGHYFILTDQMGHAHRCSVLLVATGLSVPNQVDFPGSEYTEGYESVSVDPKDFEGQNVLILGRGNSAFETAENILGVTNFIHMLSRSRVRLSWATHYVGDLRAINNGLLDTYQLKSLDGLLESDLTDLAIVKDREGKFHVTLKFFLEEGNQSADAITLPQDDNDNFAMRVAYDRVIRCLGWNFDFSIFDKSLRLSSGGEFSKKYPLVKASYESKGSRGLFVLGTASHSVDYRKSAGGFIHGFRYTARAVHRLLEHRHHGVAWPSTEHPVSQLTSSIVRRINEASGLYQMFGVLADVVLLKENATAFEYLEELPVQMLAQLETITGRRARHGLFVINMEYGRNFSGPDKDVFFHDRSVGHTEDAWQSNFLHPVIYYYRHLPTEQEVRFRPADWALPRPTAIHHIVEDFLTDWTAPVGHILPLRRFLENCLDTDLRSFYAESCFLFALTHQKLPPFCQQGYLRTQGLVGTESLRRHGAERRFPQDYATVGRRREDGAQGPEGGPLAPGPPLLQPHDSNKEEL